One window of Corynebacterium sp. P3-F1 genomic DNA carries:
- a CDS encoding aquaporin yields MGVQVPPRAQTAGPSLKQNASNGGPSSVSSFLLRKVISAQIQSGSASIVEAEFTFILVFVVLNVATANANDDNSFYGLAVGATVMTGAFAVGPIFGGGFNPAVALGFTVNGNFGWSNLWIYIFAPFVGAALAALCFRLLSPSDHEHDLRA; encoded by the coding sequence GTGGGGGTTCAAGTCCCCCCCCGGGCACAAACGGCAGGCCCGTCGTTAAAGCAAAACGCTTCTAACGGAGGGCCTTCTTCGGTATCATCTTTCCTGCTCAGAAAGGTAATTTCCGCACAAATCCAGTCCGGCTCCGCGAGCATCGTCGAGGCAGAGTTCACCTTCATCCTCGTCTTCGTGGTGCTCAACGTCGCCACCGCTAACGCGAACGACGATAACTCCTTCTACGGCCTCGCCGTCGGTGCCACCGTCATGACCGGTGCTTTCGCAGTGGGCCCGATCTTCGGCGGCGGCTTCAACCCGGCTGTCGCACTCGGCTTTACGGTCAACGGCAACTTCGGGTGGTCCAACCTGTGGATCTACATCTTCGCACCGTTCGTGGGTGCCGCACTAGCAGCACTGTGCTTCCGTCTGCTCAGCCCCTCCGACCACGAGCACGACCTGCGGGCCTAA
- a CDS encoding FHA domain-containing protein produces MDSALMLGARFGLLILLWLFIFVVLAVQRRDIKTAEVAQRRSGGALVPASTRREKAREVVVVEGPLRGSHMNISTVEDLSLGRADDNDFVLGDDFASSRHARLFRRGSDWFVEDLDSRNGTFVGGIRIDQPERVQVGTDIKMGRTIVRLMP; encoded by the coding sequence ATGGACTCTGCATTGATGCTCGGGGCCCGCTTCGGTCTCCTCATTCTTCTCTGGCTCTTCATTTTCGTGGTGCTCGCGGTGCAGCGGCGCGATATCAAAACCGCCGAGGTGGCGCAGCGCCGCAGCGGTGGAGCGCTAGTTCCCGCGTCGACGCGCCGCGAAAAAGCGCGTGAGGTCGTCGTCGTCGAAGGGCCTCTGCGCGGTTCCCACATGAATATCTCCACGGTGGAAGATCTCTCGTTGGGCCGCGCCGACGACAACGACTTCGTGCTCGGCGATGATTTCGCGTCTTCGCGCCACGCGCGCCTGTTCCGCCGCGGATCCGACTGGTTCGTGGAAGACTTGGACTCCCGTAACGGCACGTTTGTCGGCGGAATCCGCATCGACCAGCCTGAGCGCGTCCAAGTGGGAACCGACATCAAAATGGGGCGCACGATTGTGAGGTTGATGCCATGA
- a CDS encoding DUF3662 and FHA domain-containing protein — translation MGMMDRLARIDSSLQRGLDNSFAAVFGGRVVPAELEELLKQETQDGLFNNEYDELITPNVFAIGVSSKDLENLSQDPDLPTHLAGQLTRFIRNQNLGLYGPVVVRVAEESGLRTGQLRVSSYVDEEPDVQSGFDAILSDRSPHHQEAPMTQPPAAAAASDPSTGGAAVTLLLLDGTSRTYPVHEGSNILGRSNDCDFRLPDTGVSRQHAEIIWDGATAFLVDLQSTNGTTVNDQPVENWELADGDVITVGHSNLEVRIAGTRPYPGSALDYGAPAEQPEQSGQSGQARQ, via the coding sequence ATGGGCATGATGGACAGGCTGGCCAGGATCGACAGTTCTCTCCAACGCGGGCTGGACAATAGCTTTGCCGCGGTCTTCGGCGGGCGCGTCGTGCCCGCCGAGCTGGAGGAGCTGCTGAAGCAGGAGACACAGGACGGGTTGTTCAACAACGAGTACGACGAGTTGATCACCCCAAATGTCTTCGCAATCGGCGTGTCCAGCAAGGACTTGGAGAACTTGTCCCAGGACCCGGATCTGCCCACTCACCTCGCCGGCCAGCTCACACGTTTCATCCGTAATCAGAACCTTGGCCTGTACGGGCCCGTCGTCGTGCGGGTCGCGGAGGAGTCAGGTCTGCGGACCGGGCAGCTCCGCGTGTCGTCGTACGTCGACGAGGAACCGGACGTCCAGAGCGGGTTCGATGCGATCCTGTCGGACCGTTCTCCACACCACCAGGAGGCACCCATGACTCAGCCCCCCGCCGCCGCTGCTGCGAGTGACCCTTCCACAGGCGGCGCCGCCGTGACCCTGTTGCTGTTGGACGGAACTTCACGCACGTATCCCGTGCATGAAGGCTCCAACATCTTGGGCCGCTCCAACGATTGCGACTTCCGGTTGCCGGACACGGGTGTTTCCCGCCAGCACGCGGAGATCATTTGGGACGGCGCTACCGCGTTCCTGGTGGACCTGCAGTCCACGAACGGCACGACTGTCAACGATCAGCCGGTGGAGAACTGGGAGCTCGCAGACGGCGACGTGATCACGGTGGGCCATTCGAATCTTGAGGTGCGTATCGCAGGCACACGCCCCTACCCCGGCTCCGCCCTCGATTACGGCGCTCCGGCTGAACAGCCTGAGCAGTCAGGGCAGTCCGGGCAGGCTAGGCAGTAA
- a CDS encoding PP2C family serine/threonine-protein phosphatase: MTNLKLNFHTASDRGLVRDNNEDSAYAGPHLLLLADGMGGHAAGEVASQLMVEHMEHLDRDPKDADILALLGAAADDANASISDSIAEHPEQDGMGTTLTALMFDGRNMGLIHVGDSRGYRLRDGELTQITEDDTFVQSLVNEGKLQPEDVSSHPQKSLILKAYTGRPVEPHLELLPVQPGDRFMLCSDGLSDPVTHSTMETSLAEGTPEQAVTRLIELALRSGGPDNVTVIVADVVDSDSPDCPELPAASAMAGALVTGEEPTHPDTAAGRAAKLMGAQRNKGAQGASISKKEERASDDEEDHQRRSVWPWVIGVLAVALVGLGGLWWFDSARSDTYFVAVNDRDEFVIQQGMKSTLFGRDMHKPVQQVCINDDNQIRLVDSNDVPGDCRVFVLSDLPESTQGRVHNLGTGTYADVTGQLNRLADDALPPCVDETDAGKCREVK, encoded by the coding sequence ATGACGAACTTGAAGCTCAACTTCCACACCGCGTCGGACCGCGGGCTGGTCCGCGACAACAACGAGGACTCTGCCTACGCTGGCCCGCACCTGCTGCTGCTCGCGGACGGAATGGGGGGCCATGCCGCCGGAGAAGTCGCCTCCCAGCTCATGGTCGAGCACATGGAGCACTTAGACCGCGACCCGAAAGACGCGGATATCCTGGCGCTGCTCGGGGCGGCCGCCGACGATGCCAACGCATCGATTTCCGACTCCATTGCGGAGCACCCCGAGCAGGACGGGATGGGCACCACGCTCACTGCCCTGATGTTCGACGGCCGGAATATGGGTCTGATCCATGTGGGCGACTCTCGTGGCTACCGGCTCCGCGACGGTGAGCTGACCCAGATCACGGAGGACGACACATTTGTCCAGTCCCTGGTCAACGAGGGCAAACTACAGCCGGAGGATGTGTCTTCGCACCCGCAGAAGTCGCTGATCCTCAAAGCGTACACCGGCCGGCCAGTAGAGCCGCACCTGGAGTTGCTGCCCGTTCAGCCGGGCGACCGTTTCATGCTGTGCTCCGACGGCCTGTCAGATCCGGTCACCCACTCCACGATGGAGACCAGCCTCGCGGAAGGCACACCGGAGCAAGCGGTGACGCGGCTCATCGAGCTTGCGCTCCGCTCCGGCGGCCCGGACAACGTCACTGTCATCGTCGCTGACGTGGTGGATTCGGACTCCCCCGACTGCCCCGAACTTCCCGCGGCCTCCGCAATGGCTGGCGCGTTGGTCACCGGCGAGGAGCCGACGCACCCGGACACCGCTGCCGGCCGAGCCGCGAAGCTGATGGGGGCGCAGAGGAACAAGGGGGCGCAGGGGGCGTCGATAAGCAAAAAAGAGGAACGCGCATCCGACGATGAGGAGGATCACCAACGCCGCTCCGTGTGGCCGTGGGTGATCGGTGTGCTCGCGGTCGCTCTAGTTGGGCTCGGCGGACTGTGGTGGTTCGATTCCGCACGCTCCGACACATATTTCGTGGCGGTCAACGACCGGGACGAATTCGTCATCCAGCAAGGCATGAAGAGCACTCTGTTTGGCCGTGACATGCACAAACCGGTCCAGCAGGTCTGCATCAACGACGATAACCAGATCCGGCTCGTCGACAGCAACGACGTCCCTGGTGATTGCCGCGTGTTCGTCTTGTCCGACCTGCCTGAATCCACTCAAGGGCGCGTGCACAACCTCGGCACCGGGACGTACGCGGACGTCACGGGTCAGCTCAACCGGCTTGCCGACGACGCCTTGCCCCCCTGCGTCGACGAAACCGACGCAGGCAAATGCCGGGAGGTGAAATAG